The Kazachstania africana CBS 2517 chromosome 8, complete genome genome contains a region encoding:
- the TPI1 gene encoding triose-phosphate isomerase TPI1 (similar to Saccharomyces cerevisiae TPI1 (YDR050C); ancestral locus Anc_3.288) yields the protein MARTFFVGGNFKLNGNKKSIKEIVERLNGASLAEDVEVVVCPPAAYLDYTVSLVNKKQLSVGAQNTYSKASGAYTGENSVDQVKDLGAKWVILGHSERRTYFHEDDKIVAEKTKFALDNGVGVILCIGETFEEKEAGITLQVVERQLNAVIAEVNDWTNVVIAYEPVWAIGTGLAATADDAQEIHASIRKFLAEKLGADAAEKIRILYGGSANGANCSTFKDKKDVDGFLVGGASLKPEFVDIVNTRK from the coding sequence atggCCAGAACTTTCTTCGTTGGTGGTAACTTCAAATTAAACGGTAACAAAAAATCCATTAAGGAAATTGTCGAAAGATTAAACGGCGCTTCCTTAGCTGAAGATGTCGAAGTTGTTGTCTGCCCACCAGCTGCTTACTTAGACTACACTGTCTCCTTAGTTAACAAGAAGCAACTTTCCGTCGGTGCTCAAAACACCTACTCTAAGGCTTCTGGTGCTTACACTGGTGAAAACTCTGTTGACCAAGTCAAGGACTTAGGTGCTAAGTGGGTCATCTTAGGTCACTCTGAAAGAAGAACTTACTTCCACGAAGATGACAAGATCGTTGCTGAAAAAACCAAGTTCGCTTTAGACAACGGTGTTGGTGTCATCTTATGTATTGGTGAAACtttcgaagaaaaagaagccGGTATCACTTTACAAGTTGTTGAAAGACAATTAAACGCTGTCATTGCTGAAGTCAACGACTGGACCAACGTCGTTATTGCTTACGAACCAGTCTGGGCTATTGGTACTGGTTTAGCTGCTACTGCTGATGATGCTCAAGAAATTCACGCTTCTATCAGAAAGTTCTTAGCTGAAAAATTAGGTGCTGATGCTGCTGAAAAGATCAGAATCTTATACGGTGGTTCTGCTAACGGTGCTAACTGTTCTACTTTCAAGGACAAGAAGGATGTTGATGGTTTCTTAGTCGGTGGTGCTTCTTTAAAGCCAGAATTCGTCGACATTGTCAACACTagaaaataa
- the DET1 gene encoding acid phosphatase DET1 (similar to Saccharomyces cerevisiae YDR051C; ancestral locus Anc_3.287) yields MSIENGDNITFHRVKKPRLIILIRHGESASNKDKTVNEYISNHTVPLTKEGWKQAHSAGAALLKVLNLDNRDLANKISEKYTLPESKCRTLPLESYGPICNNKDENIVFYTSPYKRTRETLKGVLNVLDEYNELNCNVRPCEGGSYQPYGKQKYAEWPMGTQSSGDYKNDISSFTVTQKAADKTYVKYRIKDEPRIREQDFGNYQDINSMQDVLKKRASYGHFFFRFPQGESAADVYDRVASFQETMFRHFEERQSKKLRDVIVLVTHGIFLRVFLMKWFRWTYEEFESFTNVPNGCMIVMELDEQLDRYILRTKLPKWTNCEE; encoded by the coding sequence ATGAGTATAGAAAATGGAGATAACATCACTTTCCATAGAGTGAAGAAACCGAGATTAATCATTTTAATAAGACACGGAGAGAGTGCTTccaataaagataaaactGTGAACGAGTACATATCAAACCATACAGTCCCATTAACGAAGGAAGGTTGGAAACAGGCGCATTCAGCAGGTGCGGCGTTGCTGAAAGTTCTAAATTTAGACAATAGAGACTTAGCGAACAAGAtatctgaaaaatatacTTTACCTGAATCTAAATGTAGAACATTACCATTAGAAAGTTACGGTCCAATATGTAATAATaaggatgaaaatattgtgTTCTACACGTCTCCTTATAAGAGAACAAGAGAAACTTTAAAAGGTGTGCTGAACGTCCTGGATGAATACAACGAATTGAATTGTAACGTACGTCCATGTGAAGGTGGTTCATATCAACCTTACGGTAAACAAAAGTATGCAGAATGGCCTATGGGGACACAGTCAAGTGGTGATTATAAAAACGATATCTCATCATTTACAGTTACGCAAAAGGCAGCTGATAAAACTTATGTTAAATATAGAATCAAAGATGAACCGCGTATCAGAGAGCAAGATTTTGGTAATTATCAGGATATCAATAGCATGCAAGATGTTTTAAAGAAAAGGGCATCATATGgacatttcttttttagaTTCCCTCAAGGTGAAAGTGCGGCCGATGTCTATGATAGAGTAGCCAGTTTCCAAGAGACCATGTTCAGacattttgaagaaagacaATCTAAAAAGCTTAGGGATGTTATAGTATTAGTCACACATGGTATTTTTTTAAGAGTGTTCCTAATGAAATGGTTCAGGTGGACgtatgaagaatttgaatcaTTCACTAATGTGCCTAATGGATGCATGATTGTCATGGAATTAGATGAACAATTGGATAGATATATACTAAGAACGAAACTGCCGAAATGGACAAATTGCGAAGAATGA
- the ALG14 gene encoding N-acetylglucosaminyldiphosphodolichol N-acetylglucosaminyltransferase anchoring subunit ALG14 (similar to Saccharomyces cerevisiae ALG14 (YBR070C); ancestral locus Anc_3.289), whose product MDSAYLYSVIAVVLTVCNVRLISILPFTRTNNDYRSNKRSTQLTSHEPKPLHLLVFLGSGGHTGEMLRLLQNYEALLLNKDNHLYVGYSDNESLDKLKKLMRQFPTFSIKCYHFKKAREVNSNVLQSIVSILQTLITSFRYILEIKLSMLGKPHLVLLNGPGTCCIIAVWVKLIDFFWLFTSSNIVYVESLARINTLSLTGKILNWLADEFIIQWEQLHEVVPRAKYFGILV is encoded by the coding sequence ATGGATTCCGCATATTTATACTCGGTAATAGCTGTAGTATTAACTGTTTGCAACGTTCGTCTCATCTCTATACTGCCCTTCACCCGTACGAATAATGATTATAGGAGCAACAAAAGATCCACTCAGTTGACAAGCCATGAGCCCAAGCCGTTGCATTTGCTCGTGTTCCTGGGCTCTGGTGGCCACACAGGTGAAATGCTTCGTCTTTTGCAAAATTATGAGGCTCTTCTATTAAACAAGGACAATCACTTGTATGTTGGATATTCTGATAATGAATCATTGGATAAGctcaagaaattaatgaGGCAGTTTCCTACGTTCTCTATAAAATGTTaccatttcaaaaaagctAGAGAAGTAAACTCCAACGTTCTCCAGAGTATTGTCAGCATTTTACAAACTTTAATCACTTCCTTCAGATACATTTTGGAGATTAAACTCTCTATGTTGGGGAAACCACATCTAGTTCTATTGAACGGCCCTGGAACATGTTGTATTATCGCAGTATGGGTCAAATTAATAGATTTTTTCTGGTTATTCACAAGCTCGAATATCGTCTACGTGGAATCATTAGCAAGGATTAATACGTTAAGTTTAACaggtaaaattttgaactgGTTAGCAGATGAATTCATAATTCAATGGGAACAATTGCATGAAGTTGTCCCCAGagcaaaatattttggtaTACTAGTTTGA
- the KAFR0H01330 gene encoding uncharacterized protein (similar to Saccharomyces cerevisiae YBR071W; ancestral locus Anc_3.290) — MLRNSTRSDLNSSDGRRKRQSMFIDSLVVPPRNDLQRVRNNHRNVESLSKDNIQTSHSDSRLRRTVLVVNERNKKEGQLTVPRLGPNSRNAKNSSSSSTTATISNVRSDSNSSISSVDSVFSAIDSNIRDFLYEQLEKTASSSQIGTSCPKKKSFYVIKDDKQDGGAWLEMKEASDPESEASFAFSRTPLEFY; from the coding sequence ATGTTGAGGAACAGTACGAGAAGTGACTTGAATTCTTCTGATGGTAGAAGGAAAAGACAGTCTATGTTTATAGATTCTTTGGTGGTGCCCCCAAGAAATGACCTACAGAGAGTAAGAAATAATCACAGAAATGTAGAGTCGCTGTCTAAGGATAACATACAAACGTCCCATAGTGACAGCAGGTTGAGAAGAACTGTCCTTGTCgtaaatgaaagaaataaaaaagaaggaCAATTGACTGTGCCTCGTCTAGGTCCTAATAGCAGAAATGCGAAGAATAGTAGTAGCAGTAGTACTACAGCCACGATATCGAACGTTAGGAGTGACTCTAATTCCAGTATATCTTCAGTTGATTCGGTCTTTTCTGCTATTGATAGCAACATTCGTGACTTCCTGTATgaacaattagaaaagacCGCAAGTTCCAGCCAAATAGGTACAAGCTGcccaaagaagaaatcgtTCTACGTAATAAAAGATGATAAACAAGACGGAGGAGCATGGttagaaatgaaagaagcaTCTGACCCGGAGTCAGAGGCCTCATTTGCCTTTTCTAGAACACCGCTGGAATTCTACTAG
- the KAFR0H01290 gene encoding C2H2-type zinc finger protein (ancestral locus Anc_3.298), with protein sequence MHSTLFDAEINHKLSQNIHDDFDQHIDRMGAGIMFGTIINQPTPYENVSSDNIDRVDGQDDTIGNISEYSCASTSNKNEKSELLQGKKFAYTNEATSFFSSILEAFDDGIPLNTQRFDGFQDAEERWQDKNLPSVPMISSNSFIYSIAGTASSAAIDSHVSQEMQNLLSPHVVNHNSSAVSKEAPPILNKDVTSPISPQIFTSPTSATVSSSGSESPEEELLPGKDGLYRKKYCCNVCGKRFKRPSSLSTHTNIHTGKKPFHCPLAKCTKTFNARSNMLRHYKAHFKLASGVYLLPNGEITANQPSTKQLLVPSKRINTRGNYVAVIPKV encoded by the coding sequence ATGCATAGCACATTATTCGACGCAGAAATAAATCATAAATTGTCTCAAAATATACATGATGACTTTGATCAACATATTGATAGAATGGGGGCTGGGATCATGTTTGGAACGATTATAAATCAACCTACACCATATGAAAATGTTTCTTCGGACAATATTGACCGTGTTGACGGTCAGGACGACACCATAGGCAATATCTCTGAATATAGCTGTGCTTCCACAAGtaacaaaaatgaaaaatctgaaTTACTTCAAGGTAAAAAGTTTGCTTACACTAACGAAGCaacttctttcttttccagTATACTAGAGGCCTTTGATGATGGCATTCCTCTTAATACGCAAAGGTTTGATGGATTCCAAGACGCTGAAGAAAGATGGCAAGATAAAAATTTGCCCTCAGTCCCaatgatttcttcaaatagttTCATTTATTCAATCGCTGGGACAGCGTCCTCTGCCGCTATTGACTCTCATGTGTCGCAAGAAATGCAAAATCTTCTTTCGCCTCACGTAGTTAACCATAATAGCTCCGCTGTATCTAAAGAGGCTCCACctattttgaataaagatGTAACCTCTCCAATTTCTCCTCAAATATTCACTTCTCCCACGTCAGCTACAGTCTCTTCTTCAGGTAGTGAGTCACCTGAAGAAGAGCTTCTGCCTGGAAAAGATGGTTTATACAggaaaaaatattgctGTAACGTTTGTGGGAAACGTTTCAAGAGGCCCTCTTCCTTGAGTACACACACTAATATACATACTGGAAAAAAACCATTCCATTGTCCCCTGGCAAAATGTACAAAGACTTTTAATGCTAGGTCAAACATGTTGAGGCATTATAAAGCTCATTTCAAGTTAGCGTCAGGCGTATACTTATTACCAAATGGTGAAATAACGGCCAATCAGCCATCAACAAAGCAACTTCTAGTCCCCTCGAAGCGTATAAATACTCGTGGGAACTATGTAGCCGTGATTCCAAAGGTATAG
- the CDC34 gene encoding SCF E2 ubiquitin-protein ligase catalytic subunit CDC34 (similar to Saccharomyces cerevisiae CDC34 (YDR054C); ancestral locus Anc_3.301): MSSRKSTAASLLLRQYRELTDPKKAIPSFNIELDDDSNIFVWNIGVMVLNEDSIYHGGYFKAQMRFPDDFPFSPPQFRFTPAIYHPNVYRDGRLCISILHQSGDPMTDEPDAETWSPVQTVESVLISIVSLLEDPNISSPANVDAAVDYRKNPDQYKQRVKMEVERSKQDIPPGFIMPTSESAYISSSNTNINELDTKKNNLSENFWYDSDDDQNLSDFDGNSMNYDDNDVYNFQGYGDDDDDDGNIEFDDDDDDSMDNDSVMDRKQPIKGEDESEDVEEIERMDKK; the protein is encoded by the coding sequence ATGAGTTCACGTAAAAGTACCGCCGCAAGTTTGTTATTACGACAATATAGAGAATTAACTGATCCAAAGAAAGCTATTCCATCTTTTAATATCGAATTAGATGACGATTCAAATATCTTCGTGTGGAATATCGGGGTCATGGTACTAAATGAAGACTCTATCTATCACGGTGGTTACTTCAAAGCACAAATGAGGTTTCCCGACGATTTCCCCTTCAGCCCACCACAGTTCCGTTTCACCCCTGCTATTTATCATCCAAACGTCTACAGAGATGGTAGACTCTGCATTTCAATCTTACATCAAAGTGGTGATCCAATGACAGACGAGCCAGATGCTGAAACTTGGTCTCCAGTGCAGACTGTGGAAAGTGTACTTATTTCAATAGTCTCCCTATTAGAAgatccaaatatttcatcacCAGCAAATGTCGATGCTGCTGTAGATTATAGAAAAAATCCAGATCAATATAAACAAAGAGTCAAGATGGAAGTTGAAAGATCAAAACAAGATATCCCACCAGGCTTTATAATGCCAACTTCAGAATCTGCTTATATCTCTTCCAGTAATacaaatatcaatgaattagatacaaagaaaaataatctttctgaaaatttctggtacgatagtgatgatgatcaaaatttatcagATTTTGATGGTAACTCGATGAATTATGACGACAATGATGTGTACAATTTCCAAGGTTATGGagatgacgatgatgacgatgGAAATATAGAATTCGATgacgatgacgatgatTCTATGGATAACGATAGTGTAATGGATAGAAAACAACCAATAAAGGGGGAAGATGAAAGTGAAgatgttgaagaaattgaacgAATggataaaaaataa
- the VMS1 gene encoding Vms1p (similar to Saccharomyces cerevisiae YDR049W; ancestral locus Anc_3.293) — MSEAKFRKNDLYVYDLSGEVRTSLHLMSFDQNLNECDAVAVEPSILDAIPIESKIVKVDQSANKFHCNACNLDFENQLIQRKHYQAEFHTLNIKRSLRNLPPITYDEYDTSQKKYDPQEETSLTDIKETSEESSDDGSDSTESETDEEFENEFNEKINIFDDLSSSKTVSHLSTKSSQIYYKSNLLADTEAFGIYKNIFSLKQLDHPTSAINSWNEDLEYSSNAISALFMIGGGHFAGAIVSHQRMKIGSNFNRGKNSKDSLQEHAVIFLEHKTFHRYTTRRKQGGSQSAMDNAKGKANSAGSTLRRYNEAALKTDVQSLLKEWQPYLEKCENIYIRARNANDRRLFIEEPSTLDKHDARIKSFPFTTNRPTIHELKKAWCELTYLKTVPKPKPEPVKKTEVKKEVSKTEAPKQDRALQELSPEEKHTEELVSLLKKGRAPLLIAYLRKSKVDVNVKLEPESKYMYTPTMLHYASQNGHKRMINVLLSNLRSDPRIKNIHGRTAYDLSKNETIRQEFQIARYNLGEHFTNWGESHVGEPLSREEVGEINKMKEENDRKETESLIQKELEAAKERQKLEKEAKRGPGHRLDGGKLVSIEQNLNSLTDEQRRKLMREQRARAAEARLRQNK, encoded by the coding sequence ATGTCTGAAGCCAAGTTTAGAAAGAACGATTTATATGTATACGATTTATCAGGGGAAGTCAGAACTTCACTACATTTGATGTCTTTCGATCAAAATCTAAATGAATGTGACGCCGTTGCAGTGGAACCGAGCATTTTAGACGCCATTCCAATTGAAAGTAAGATAGTTAAAGTTGATCAAAGTGCCAATAAGTTCCATTGTAATGCCTGTAATCTGGATTTCgaaaatcaattgattcaaaGAAAGCACTATCAAGCGGAGTTCCATacattaaatataaaaaggTCTCTAAGAAATCTACCACCTATCACTTACGATGAATATGATACCTCTcagaaaaaatatgatcCTCAAGAGGAAACTTCCTTGACTGATATCAAGGAAACTAGTGAGGAAAGTTCAGATGATGGTTCAGATAGCACTGAAAGCGaaactgatgaagaatttgaaaatgagttcaatgaaaagatcaacATATTTGACGATTTATCTTCGAGCAAGACCGTTAGTCATTTAAGTACAAAATCTTCGCAAATATACTACaaatcaaatcttttaGCAGATACAGAAGCGTTTGGAATTTACAAGAACATATTCAGCCTGAAGCAGTTGGATCATCCAACATCGGCAATTAATAGCTGGAATGAAGATCTTGAATATTCAAGTAATGCGATATCCGCTCTATTCATGATTGGAGGTGGCCATTTTGCTGGGGCAATAGTATCCCATCAACGAATGAAAATAGGTAGTAACTTCAATAGAggtaaaaattcaaaagactCTTTGCAAGAACATGCAGTGATATTTTTAGAGCATAAAACCTTCCATAGATATACTACAAGAAGGAAACAGGGTGGCTCCCAATCTGCAATGGATAATGCAAAAGGTAAAGCCAATTCTGCAGGGTCCACACTACGTAGATATAACGAAGCTGCATTGAAAACAGATGTACAAAGTCTATTGAAGGAATGGCAACCATATTTGGAGAAATGTGAAAACATTTATATTAGGGCAAGAAATGCCAATGATAGGAGACTATTCATTGAAGAACCTTCAACACTTGATAAGCATGATGCAAGAATCAAATCTTTTCCATTCACCACAAATAGGCCAACAATACATGAGTTGAAGAAAGCATGGTGTGAACTAACATACCTTAAGACAGTGCCCAAGCCAAAGCCAGAACCTGTCAAGAAAACCGAAGTTAAGAAAGAAGTATCGAAAACTGAAGCTCCAAAACAGGATAGGGCACTTCAAGAATTATCTCCTGAAGAAAAACATACAGAAGAGTTAGTTTCTTTACTAAAGAAAGGCAGGGCGCCGTTACTAATTGCATATCTACGCAAATCCAAAGTCGATGTTAATGTCAAGCTAGAACCGGAATCGAAATACATGTACACTCCTACCATGTTACATTATGCGTCACAAAATGGTCATAAACGAATGATTAACGTGTTACTTTCGAATTTGAGGTCGGATCCTCGTATCAAAAATATCCATGGAAGAACTGCATATGATTTGAGTAAAAATGAGACAATAAGACAAGAGTTCCAAATAGCCAGGTACAACTTGGGCGaacattttacaaattgGGGTGAATCCCATGTGGGTGAACCATTGAGTAGAGAAGAAGTTGGCGagataaataaaatgaaagagGAAAATGATAGGAAAGAAACCGAATCTCTAATACAAAAAGAACTAGAAGCCGCCAAAGAAAGACAGAAACTTGAAAAGGAAGCGAAGAGAGGTCCAGGCCATAGATTAGATGGTGGAAAACTTGTTTCAATagaacaaaatttgaattcgTTGACTGATGAACAAAGAAGGAAACTGATGAGAGAACAACGCGCAAGGGCAGCAGAAGCCAGATTACGTCAAAACAAGTAA
- the DBF4 gene encoding protein serine/threonine kinase activating protein DBF4 (similar to Saccharomyces cerevisiae DBF4 (YDR052C); ancestral locus Anc_3.299), which translates to MVSPSKNALRSPLKETHTNLKTPSLINFENNMELSKAKRSLEIAIQNNSNEQSSNDPLKKKPKIERGRSIEGAVLVSNTAALRNMDPKVTPKELLDWQNNWKKIMKRDTKIYFDTTVEIDITKHAKRSLDKKKELLRRAFISLGAQITQFFDTTVTIVITTRSTDHISSLNDADILKRAKRNYMKVWGYEKAVRFLKNLDVDFDEVMKNKQPLIATPTLSNLLENEKLYGPTDRDPRTKRDDTHYFKYPHVYMYDLWQTWAPIVTLEWKPNELTNDDDLPYPVLKMGTFGRCPFIGDRQCDETSYKRVLKRFERDQINKKYALRLRQLYQNHAEPNSAFDEGLTILPHACCDSRQSYNTWQETKKQVTAEKRRYKAVIESDFHDKEHIKNDDYKSEPKPSKIHEFTSAIVQPITTEAAMVASTNINRGSANTSLQKEHPTPQLKHPVLASFIRQETEEYPDDLCTVKKPSRMPYEIKASGVHQSNDVATSFGNGLGPTKASVMSKNLKSLNRLVVDRRLGTSNLRKVSRNIKSGSKELDLPEKLLAYTSRKETSFTNTELKANTEREDKTKEEKSLNENIKVVVEHKEQAPKSSGYCENCRVKYYSLKEHMLTERHVSFADNNLNFEAIDSLVEKLQFQF; encoded by the coding sequence ATGGTATCACCTTCAAAAAATGCACTTAGATCGCCTCTAAAAGAAACTCACACGAATTTAAAGACTCCTAGTCTAATCAATTTCGAAAATAACATGGAGTTATCGAAGGCTAAACGATCTTTGGAAATTGCTATACAGAATAATAGTAACGAGCAATCTTCTAATGatcctttgaaaaagaaaccaAAGATTGAAAGAGGGAGATCTATAGAGGGCGCGGTGTTGGTAAGCAACACTGCTGCCTTGAGAAACATGGATCCAAAAGTTACACCAAAGGAATTACTAGATTGGCAAAAtaattggaagaaaattatgaaaCGTGATACTAAGATCTATTTTGACACTACCGTGGAAATTGATATCACTAAACATGCAAAGAGAAGTCTCgataagaaaaaagagtTATTAAGACGCGCTTTTATATCCCTAGGGGCTCAAATaactcaattttttgatactACTGTCACTATTGTCATAACAACTAGATCCACAGATCATATATCTTCACTGAATGATGCTgatatcttgaaaagagCAAAAAGGAATTATATGAAAGTATGGGGCTACGAGAAGGCTGTCAGATTCTTAAAAAATCTAGATGTCGATTTCGACGAAGTTATGAAGAATAAACAACCCCTAATAGCGACGCCAACATTGtcaaatttattggaaaatgaaaagttatATGGTCCAACAGATAGAGATCCAAGGACGAAAAGAGATGATACacattatttcaaatatccTCATGTTTATATGTACGATCTATGGCAGACGTGGGCACCAATAGTAACATTGGAATGGAAACCAAATGAACTAACTAATGACGATGATTTACCTTATCCAGTTCTCAAAATGGGTACTTTTGGTAGATGCCCATTTATAGGGGATAGGCAATGTGATGAAACTTCTTATAAAAGAGTGTTGAAAAGATTCGAGCGAGATCAAATTAATAAGAAATATGCCCTAAGGTTACGTCAATTGTATCAAAATCATGCTGAACCAAACTCCGCCTTTGATGAAGGTTTAACCATCCTTCCACATGCATGCTGCGATTCAAGACAATCTTACAATACGTGGCAAGAGACGAAAAAGCAAGTCACTGctgaaaagagaagataCAAAGCAGTTATAGAATCAGATTTTCATGATAAGGAAcatattaaaaatgatgattaCAAATCCGAACCAAAACCTTCTAAAATACATGAATTCACTTCAGCTATAGTCCAACCTATAACCACTGAAGCTGCTATGGTTGCAtcaacaaatataaatagGGGATCCGCAAACACTTCTTTACAAAAAGAACATCCAACACCCCAATTAAAGCATCCAGTGCTGGCTTCATTTATTAGACAAGAAACGGAAGAATATCCTGATGACCTATGCACTGTGAAAAAACCATCTAGAATGCCATATGAAATCAAGGCTAGTGGTGTCCATCAGTCGAACGATGTTGCTACCTCCTTTGGTAATGGGTTGGGACCGACAAAGGCAAGTGTCATGAGTAAAAATCTGAAAAGCCTAAACAGATTAGTGGTAGACAGAAGATTGGGAACGTCAAACCTTAGAAAGGTCTCTCGTAATATCAAAAGTGGATCCAAGGAACTTGATCTTCCGGAAAAGCTTCTCGCCTATACATCACGCAAGGAAACGTCATTCACGAATACAGAATTAAAGGCTAACACTGAAAGGGAAGATAAAACCAAGGAGGAGAAATCACTTAACGAAAACATAAAGGTTGTAGTAGAACATAAAGAGCAAGCACCTAAAAGCTCCGGGTACTGTGAAAATTGCAGAGTTAAATACTATTCCTTAAAAGAGCATATGCTAACCGAAAGACACGTTTCATTTGCAgacaataatttgaattttgaagcaATTGATAGTCTAGTAGAGAAGctacaatttcaattttag
- the HSP26 gene encoding chaperone protein HSP26 (similar to Saccharomyces cerevisiae HSP26 (YBR072W); ancestral locus Anc_3.291), which produces MSSDPFYNFFDSINNEVQYFNRLLDPDFRPYRQGQRRTLTDRDQNEDLNSQLVRRDEYQRPRLFNDLNDWFNNDLSLFPVNNLRSSATLAPPVDILDHDKNYELKVTVPGVKGKENINLEYHKEKNQIVVTGEIPATLTEDNKGKVKVQERASGKFRRVIGLPDSPGIDADNIKADYSGGILTLTVPKLEPAEEDAANKVQKIEITSQESWNN; this is translated from the coding sequence ATGTCATCTGATCCATtctacaatttttttgattcgATTAACAATGAAGTTCAATACTTCAACAGATTGTTAGATCCTGATTTCAGACCATATCGTCAGGGACAGCGTAGAACGTTGACTGACAGAGATCAAAACGAGGACCTAAACAGTCAATTAGTAAGACGTGACGAATATCAGCGTCCTAGATTATTCAACGATCTTAATGATTGGTTTAACAATGATTTATCATTGTTCCCTGTCAATAACTTGAGAAGCTCGGCTACTTTAGCTCCTCCAGTGGATATTTTAGATCACGATAAGAACTATGAATTGAAGGTCACTGTGCCAGGTGTTAAGGGTAAAGAAAACATTAACCTGGAATATcacaaagagaaaaatcaaattgtGGTTACTGGTGAGATCCCTGCCACCTTAACAGAAGATAATAAGGGGAAAGTCAAAGTTCAAGAGCGTGCTTCCGGTAAATTTAGAAGAGTTATTGGCTTGCCCGACTCACCAGGTATTGATGCTGATAACATCAAGGCAGACTATTCAGGCGGTATCCTAACATTGACAGTTCCAAAATTAGAACCtgcagaagaagatgctGCAAATAAGGTGCAAAAGATTGAAATCACTTCCCAAGAATCATGGaataattaa